The genomic window GGTTAAATTACAAATTGAAAAGGAAAAAAAGGAGGGCTACCATGGAGAAGCTAATTGCCGTCATTCTTCTGCTGCTTTTAGGAAGCACAATCATTTATATTACTTACACCAACGTCATTCTGCCGCTCAGAAAACCTCCTAGCTGAAAATTGCGCCCGGTACCTTGTACGGCACAGGGGGGCTTCTGTCCAGAATTGACCGGAAAGACGGCGAGGCCGGCCGTCTTTCGATCTTGAACCCAGAGCCTCCCGAAGCGAGCCGTGGTGCTGTTACCCGCCACTCCATATGTCGCTTGTCAGAAGGCTTGCCTGGCTTAGTAGCGAGGGTAATAATCTGCGTAAGGCTGCGTAAGGTCTTCGAGCGCAAGGATGACTTGGTTTGTATTTTTTATGGCAGATTCAGATCTGTCTAATGTAATGGTCATGCCGCTTGAACAGCCATCACCGGGAACGGGGGAGCTGGAAAGATCAGGAGGGAAAACCAAACTGCACGGCTGTAACATTATTTCGGGACGAGAATATTATGATAGAAAAACTGCTTTTTTTATTGCAATTTTTATTTTTCTTGAGCAATTAACGCCTTATATGGAGGGGATTGTTTTGGTTAATGCTGATAATCATAAAGAATTACTTCAAGATGATATTAAAATGGAAAATCACCCAGGGGATATCCCGCAAGAGGCAGTGGTTTCCGTTCAATCAAACCCATCTGAAAGCACCGAGGGTATCGCCAGCCACTTTGACGCGGGGCTGAAAACCGTGGTTTTATGGATTTACAACATCAACCAGAACGGAACTGCCAACACTTTTCGGGAGGAGATGAGCCAGTTTTTTACCCGGAACGAAAACGGCACCGTGGTTCTCAAGGACATGACCCCGGAAATGCTTGCGGAATTTTTCGCAAATTTGACAACAGCAAAGGAAATTAAAATACCTGACCTGGGAATCCGTCTCATTCTGTTAATTTACAACTGCAACCAGAACGGATCAAGCAACATCGCCGAAGTTGCATATATGTCACAACCTTAAATTTTTCTCAAAAGTAAAATTCAAGCTTCCATTATGTTATGTTTAAACACGATCATCCCCCGTTAACCTCTTGAAGTCTTTCAGAGGTAGTTTAACTGGAAAATTCGGGGGATTAACTGTTTGTACCAGATTATAACTCCTAAGTAACATTTTTCAATTAGCCTGCATATTTTAGCATAGACTACCGGATAGCCAATTAGTTCAAAACAAAGGAGGGATTAATTAATGGATGACAAAAAGAAAGATATCGACATCGATCAAATTCAAGTGCCGGTCGCGGTAGCGATTCTTGGTGCAGCAGCCGCCGCTGCCGCAGCCTCAAAATGTATTTGTAAAAACGTGAACCAGAACGGTACTGCCAACAATTCAAATATTACGCAGTAACATTATCCCGTCTGATCCACAGTCTAATGACAAGGGAGGGTTATAAATGGGAGAGAGTGAATTCAAATCCTTTATGGTAGAATACATGAACAATCTTAAAGAACTCACGGATTTAATGAAGAAAGCCAAAGACGACATAGATATAGATCAAATTCAAGCACCGATCGCGGTAGCGATTCTTGGTGCAGCAGCCGCCGCTGCCGCAGCCGCAAAATGTAAATGCAAAAACGTGAACCAGAACGGTACTGCCAACAATTCAAACATTACGGAGTAAAAGTTCTTTTTCTAAGACCGGCTAGCTGCTTGCCGGTCTTATTATTTAAATCGGAGATTTTGTAAACCATACCGGCGCCTTACATTGCAACATCCTTATAAACGCCGTTCATCCCATCAAAAAAACCTCTGGCCCAGCCTCGTAATCTGGTTCAGCCTGTTGATTAGCATTCGAACTGGACTTTATCCTTTTTTCTCCCTGAGTAACAGCGGCTATTAATTATTTAAAAGGTATTTATGTATCGCGGCAGCCGACTTTTTACCGGCGCCCATCGCCTCAATGACCGTTGCCGCACCTGTGACGATATCCCCTCCGGCAAACACAGCGCCTTTGCTGGTTCTGCCGGTTGCCGGGTCGGCGACAATATTACCCTTCCGGCTTACCTCCAAACCGGGGGTGGTACGGGAAATGAGGGGATTGGGCCCCTGCCCGATGGCTATGATCACCGTATCTGCCTCCATGACGCATTCGGAACCCGGCACAGGAACCGGGCTTCTCCTTCCCGAGGCATCAGGTTCACCGAGCTTATAGCGCTGGCATACCACCGCCCTCACCTGGCCGCCCTCATCACCGAGAATCTTGACCGGACTGGTCAAGAACTGGAACTGAACACCCTCTTCGCGGGCGTGGTCCACCTCTATCTTGCGGGCCGGCATTTCTTTCTTCGATCTTCGATAGATAATCCAGGACTCTTCCGCCTCCAACCTGAGCGCCGTACGGGCAGAATCCACCGCTACGTTGCCCCCGCCGATAACTGCCACTCTTTTCCCGATGCGGATAGGGGTTTGGTATTCCGGGAACAGATAGGCCCTCATGAGATTAACCCGGGTCAGAAATTCATTTGCGGAATAGACCCCATTCAAGTTTTCGCCTGGAATGTTCATGAAGTAGGGAAGCCCTGCACCTGTGCCGATAAAAACGGCATCATAGCCGGAGGTGAGCAGTTCATCAACAGTAGTGATCTTGCCTACCACCATGTTGGTTTTTATCTCAATGCCCAGTTTCTTAATATTGTCGATCTCCCGCCTGACTATCTCCTTGGGTAAACGAAATTCGGGGATCCCGTACACTAAAACCCCTCCCGGTGTGTGCAGGGCCTCGAAAACTGTCACCTGGTGCCCCAGCCTGGCCAGATCTGCCGCCGCAGTTAAGCCTGCCGGGCCTGACCCGACTACTGCCACCTTCTTCCCGGTCGGCGGTGCCTTTTCGATCAGGGAACCGCTGTTTTTTAACTCCCAATCAGCTACGAACCTTTCCAGGCTCCCGATAGCTACCGGCTCCCCTTTCTTCCCCCGGACACAGTATTTCTCACACTGGTTTTCCTGAGGACAGACCCGGCCGCAAATGGCCGGCAAATTGTTTTTTTCCCTAATTTTTGCAACTGCCTCTTTGTATGCTTGATTTTTGATGTGTTCTATAAAGGAGGGAATCTCTACACCCACCGGACACCCTTCAATACAGCCGGGCTTCTTGCATAACAAACAGCGAGAGGCCTCGAGAAGGGCCTGTTGCTCGCTGTACCCCAGGGCTACTTCATCAAAATTCTTAACCCTTGAGCGGGCATCCCGAACCGGCATAGGCTGTCGCCCCAGGTTCATCTTATCTGGCAAAGGCAATCACTTCCCGTACAATAAATTTCCATAGCTTTCTTTTCCTCCGCGCGGAACATCCGGGCGCGCTGGATGACAACCGGCCAATCGACCAGATGTCCGTCAAATGCGGGCCCGTCTACGCAAGCAAATCTGGTCTCCCCGCCGACAGTAACGCGGCAGGCACCGCACATTCCGGTGCCATCAACCATAATGGGGTTCAGGCTTACGACTGTTTTGATCTGGTACGGTCTGGTAAGTTCAGCCACTGCTTTCATCATAACAAGTGGTCCCATAGCCACCACCAGACCGATCCCAGCCTCTTTCTCCAGAATTTTCTTTAACACGTCAGGAGCACACCCCTGCTGACCCGCTGAGCCGTCATCTGTGGCAGTAAACAATTGGTCACTGACTGCTTTCATTTCTTCAACCAGTATGAGGTAATCGCGACTGCGGGCACCTATGACAGATATTACCTCGTTGCCGGCACGCTTGAGAGCGCGGGCTACCGGGTAGATAGGGGCAACCCCGACGCCGCCCCCCACACAAATAACCCTTCCAAACTCGTCAATCTCGAACTGTTTGCCCAGGGGACCCACAACATCCAGGATATAATCCCCTTCATTTAATTTACCAAGTTGAACAGTTGTTCTACCCACCTCGCGAAAAATGAGGGTCAGAGTACCGCTCTTTTGCTCGGAATCAGCTATTGTGAGCGGGATCCTCTCGCCCCTCTCACCTATCCTTAAAATAATGAACTGTCCGGGCTGGGCCCTGGCTGCTATCTCCGGGGCAAAAACGTTAATAAGCTTGATCGACGGGGCCAGGATTTTTTTCTTGATGATTCTAAACATTTTGCACCTCCTATCTTATTATACTCCCTGAGCCGGGCCTTGCAAAATACGCCTGGCAGCTCCTGGTGCTACTTTTCGGCCACAAAAGCCAAACACAACGAGCCACCAGTATTAGGTTTTCGGGGAAATCTCGGGAAATCTCGGGGGAAATCTCGGAAATCTCGGGGACACCATACTCAATTATCTTTTAGCAGCATATCCCAAATTGCAATGCCCCTCAAAGTCCTTGGAACGCCATTCTGCCGGCTAAAGCAGATCTATATTCTTCTTCCCAGGTTGCCCCGCTGCGTGTAAGATATATCGGGCGGGGTGACTCGCTCTGTTCTAACCGTACCTGTACCATCCTGACCTCCAGGGGGAAATTTATCATACTGTTTCTCTCCCGAACGTTAGGAAACTATATGACCTGTAAGCCGATAGCTTATAATTAGCGACTATAAGGCCTCATCTTATATTCCGTGATTATAAGTTATTTTCTTATATTATGGATTGGATACTCTAGCTTGCAGTCATCTTCATGAGGATTACCCCCAGGGAATTTGAAAGCGTTTTAATCTCCTGGTCCAAATGGCATGTGTTTGGCAACAGATCCGTTGACGATTACAACTATGTTTTGCTTTAACAGTTTTAAACCCCTCCTCTTGCTGAATTAGCTTATTTTGAAAAATCATATGACACCTTAAAGAAGGATTTACTATTTTCTTAGAGAAACCTCCATTTGTCAACAATAGCAGCCGTGGAGGCGCGATATTATGGTGGATAAAAGAACAAGCAGGGTCCAAGGCTATCCCCGGAAAAGTGATGATCTTTTAGATGAATCTTATCTGCAGCCACATATGTATAAGCCAATAAAACATGAAATGCAAGCAATAATAATTGATGCTATAAGGCAGGCAAATAAAAAGTCCAGCAGGGAAATATTAAAGATACCTGATGGAGTAACAGCAAAACAGCTAACGGAAATATATAGAAAAGCAGGAAAAGCATTATTTAACTATTTTAAAAAAACCTATGCTGATCCCGCATCAACGGCATATTACTATCTAAATAAGCACTATTCTGTAATTGGTAGAGAACTGTTCAAAAATAAAGCACTCCATGATGAACGTATGAACGCAGGTTGGAGATACCAGTACATCGCTAAGGGTGCCGCACTAGTTACCCAAAGATTTCAAACCATATCCGACATTGGCAGCAGTGGCACAGATTTTACTGCAACTATTGCCATGAAAGGCTCCAACTCTGAAACGTTAAGCATTTATGCTTCAGTTAAAAACCGTTCCAGTACAATATCTGGTTCGAACTGGCCGAAAGCAATACAGGCTCTTGAGGAAACAGCTAAAAGAGACATTAACCGAATAGGCCCCTATATATGCGTGTTTTGCCTCACCATGGAAAAAGGCAACCGTGTGATAAAGGTTGCAAGGGAGACGAATATAGCCTATTCACTTAATGTTGAGGTCTGGCCTGCTAATTTCTTCTGGCCGTTTTTCACTAACCACTCTTACGAAGAAGTTGTAAAAACAGTCATGACTGTATTACCTGATGTGGAGGAACAAGACAGTCTGGGCGTAGATGTTCCCGGGGAGCTGCTCGAATCTTTCGGAGAGCACTGCAAGGCTAAAAAACTCGTGGACGATAATGGGTATTTCAATAATCCTGAAAGACTTGTAGAATTCTTTGTACGGGGCAGCCGCTGAAAAAATAAATAGCCTGTACCACACGATACAGACTACATAACCCGGTGGTAAAAAGCTTTAGACCATATGGAAAATACTCTCTCCATAGGGGTTTTTGTCCCGGGCGGTACGGTTGAGCACCGGGCGCTTGAACTCCTGAATTATCTCCAGGCCCGCCCGCCTGGCAATATCGGGGTACAGGCCGTGCCGATCGTTGGCAACGATAAAGATATGGCTGTTCTGGGTAAGAAATCTCTTGCAGTTGATTAACGCCTCACTGATGCCCCGGACATAATCCTCTTGGGCTTTGAGTCCCTTGCCCTTGCTCGATTTGCCGATCTCCTCCTCATCCCGCCTGGTAAAACCGAAAAGCTCATAAGCATATTCATGTTGCTGATGATAGTCTAACTGCCCCACATAGGGGGGCGAGGTAAAGATGCCCTGGATTCTCTGCTTTAACAGCAGGTCGTAGAAGGCCGGGTTCTGCCGGCGGACGGCGGCGAAGATGTCGGCGGTCCTGGCGTCCTGGTCAATGAGGGCATGGTAAGCCCCGGTTTTGACCGCCTGGAACTCCCTGATCCGCCTGACGGAATCTTTGTAATATCTGGTAAATTTCTCAGCCATGGAAAGAACCGGCCGGCAGATCTTTTTGTGCTTAT from Bacillota bacterium includes these protein-coding regions:
- the gltA gene encoding NADPH-dependent glutamate synthase, which produces MNLGRQPMPVRDARSRVKNFDEVALGYSEQQALLEASRCLLCKKPGCIEGCPVGVEIPSFIEHIKNQAYKEAVAKIREKNNLPAICGRVCPQENQCEKYCVRGKKGEPVAIGSLERFVADWELKNSGSLIEKAPPTGKKVAVVGSGPAGLTAAADLARLGHQVTVFEALHTPGGVLVYGIPEFRLPKEIVRREIDNIKKLGIEIKTNMVVGKITTVDELLTSGYDAVFIGTGAGLPYFMNIPGENLNGVYSANEFLTRVNLMRAYLFPEYQTPIRIGKRVAVIGGGNVAVDSARTALRLEAEESWIIYRRSKKEMPARKIEVDHAREEGVQFQFLTSPVKILGDEGGQVRAVVCQRYKLGEPDASGRRSPVPVPGSECVMEADTVIIAIGQGPNPLISRTTPGLEVSRKGNIVADPATGRTSKGAVFAGGDIVTGAATVIEAMGAGKKSAAAIHKYLLNN
- a CDS encoding sulfide/dihydroorotate dehydrogenase-like FAD/NAD-binding protein, whose product is MFRIIKKKILAPSIKLINVFAPEIAARAQPGQFIILRIGERGERIPLTIADSEQKSGTLTLIFREVGRTTVQLGKLNEGDYILDVVGPLGKQFEIDEFGRVICVGGGVGVAPIYPVARALKRAGNEVISVIGARSRDYLILVEEMKAVSDQLFTATDDGSAGQQGCAPDVLKKILEKEAGIGLVVAMGPLVMMKAVAELTRPYQIKTVVSLNPIMVDGTGMCGACRVTVGGETRFACVDGPAFDGHLVDWPVVIQRARMFRAEEKKAMEIYCTGSDCLCQIR